A stretch of Syntrophobacterales bacterium DNA encodes these proteins:
- a CDS encoding ketoacyl-ACP synthase III, translating into MYINAASHYLPGTFVPNEYYTQLLGLTDDWIFKRSGIRKRTKVQPEENTNTMSIEAVKSAIGRLPYPLKDIDLVVGATYTPYDTVGTLAHAVQSYFGIGGARVVSISSACSSFLNGIEIVEGYFAANKARRAVVIASEHNSAYNDDQDEQSGHLWGDGAGAVFISKEKITGDEIEILDVNTTGLGDIGKSLDAVYLRPNESGLRMPCGRDIFVYATRYMVSEVERILARNGFSLDDIIHLIPHQANLRIINHVGATLGLRDEQLIMNIENTGNTGCASTAIAISQNWERFRSDELIVVTVFGGGYSSGAMLLKR; encoded by the coding sequence ATGTATATCAATGCCGCTTCTCATTATCTGCCCGGAACATTCGTCCCCAACGAATATTATACGCAGTTACTCGGGCTTACCGACGATTGGATCTTTAAACGGTCGGGGATCAGGAAGAGGACTAAAGTCCAGCCGGAAGAGAATACCAACACTATGTCGATTGAAGCGGTGAAATCAGCCATTGGGAGGCTTCCCTATCCATTGAAAGATATTGATCTCGTTGTGGGGGCGACTTACACCCCTTATGACACCGTCGGAACCCTTGCGCACGCCGTACAAAGCTATTTTGGAATCGGCGGTGCAAGAGTTGTCTCCATTTCATCTGCGTGTTCGTCGTTTCTGAACGGCATAGAAATAGTGGAAGGTTATTTCGCGGCAAACAAGGCTCGCAGGGCGGTCGTCATTGCTTCAGAGCACAACAGCGCATACAATGATGATCAAGATGAGCAGTCAGGTCACCTATGGGGTGATGGGGCAGGCGCTGTCTTCATCTCGAAAGAAAAGATTACAGGCGATGAGATAGAGATTCTTGATGTGAATACTACTGGTCTCGGTGATATCGGGAAAAGTCTGGATGCCGTGTATCTTAGGCCTAATGAGAGCGGATTGAGGATGCCCTGCGGACGAGACATTTTTGTTTACGCGACCAGATACATGGTTTCCGAAGTGGAAAGGATTTTGGCGCGTAACGGCTTTAGTCTTGACGATATTATACACCTAATACCGCACCAGGCCAATTTGAGGATTATCAACCATGTTGGGGCGACCTTGGGACTCCGGGACGAGCAATTGATTATGAATATCGAGAATACTGGCAACACAGGCTGCGCAAGTACTGCCATTGCGATTTCCCAGAACTGGGAAAGATTTCGGAGTGATGAACTGATCGTCGTGACCGTTTTTGGTGGTGGATATTCAAGCGGTGCAATGCTTTTAAAGAGATAA
- a CDS encoding ketoacyl-ACP synthase III, with the protein MKRVGIVGTGSYLPEKVLSNFDIEKFLDTSDEWIYTRTGIKARRIADPEVATSDLCKEAGLRAIEMAGIKADDIDLIVLGTITPDTHCPSGSNWLEAKLGCTRAISFDVTAACSGFIFALHVADRMIKSGSNKTALVVAGEIMTRVVNWKERESCILWGDGAGAAVITETDGGAQVLSTHVHTDGANGDTLLMPGGGSKTTPISHESVDKGLHFLKLIEGSKSFKVAVTRFAEACEEAVEFNGHTIDDVDVIIPHQANLRIIQGMAKKLKVSMDKVYMSIEKYGNISSATVPIALDEAVRDGTITKDKLVLLTAFGGGLTWGSSLIRW; encoded by the coding sequence ATGAAAAGGGTTGGAATTGTAGGAACAGGCTCGTATCTTCCTGAGAAGGTTCTGAGCAATTTTGATATTGAAAAATTTCTGGATACTTCTGATGAATGGATTTATACAAGAACAGGTATAAAAGCCCGAAGAATCGCGGACCCTGAGGTTGCTACCTCAGACCTATGTAAGGAGGCGGGCTTGCGGGCTATAGAGATGGCGGGCATCAAGGCAGATGATATTGACCTCATTGTGCTTGGAACAATAACCCCGGACACTCACTGTCCCTCCGGATCAAACTGGCTGGAAGCGAAATTAGGGTGTACCAGAGCCATCTCTTTTGATGTGACTGCGGCATGTTCTGGTTTCATATTTGCACTACACGTGGCGGACAGGATGATAAAGTCGGGATCAAACAAGACTGCCCTTGTCGTGGCAGGAGAAATAATGACGAGAGTGGTGAACTGGAAGGAGAGGGAGAGTTGTATCCTTTGGGGAGACGGTGCAGGAGCAGCGGTCATTACCGAGACGGATGGCGGGGCGCAAGTGCTTTCGACCCATGTCCATACGGACGGGGCAAACGGAGATACCCTGCTGATGCCTGGTGGTGGCTCTAAGACGACCCCTATATCGCACGAGAGCGTCGACAAAGGGCTTCACTTCCTGAAACTGATCGAAGGCAGCAAATCCTTCAAGGTGGCGGTTACCAGGTTTGCCGAGGCATGCGAGGAAGCAGTCGAGTTTAACGGGCACACGATTGATGATGTGGATGTCATCATCCCCCATCAAGCCAATTTAAGGATAATTCAAGGTATGGCCAAAAAGTTGAAAGTGTCTATGGATAAAGTTTACATGAGCATTGAGAAATATGGAAATATATCATCGGCTACCGTGCCGATTGCTCTTGACGAAGCGGTAAGAGACGGTACAATAACCAAGGACAAATTGGTTTTGCTGACTGCGTTTGGAGGTGGCCTCACATGGGGCAGCAGCCTCATAAGATGGTAG
- a CDS encoding flippase-like domain-containing protein, translated as MKKQWIVTVFGFIISAMLLYFSLKGVSFGEILKTFRTAHYGIIFIPLLFVAFAIAGCALRWSKVCGGKVKFRDTSTALLIGLFVNNVLPARIGEVARGYVLSKRTGLSLTYSLSTVLADRFFDLVGLLAITFLFFPERSLPQDVSKAILLLVLLLIFCITIMLIMSQQKYADRVAQIFHRIKKPFFSNIAHRILEIQENLKRINSPLNLLIFITLSLFTWLSMSTALYFVTLALGVSVNFRYIPFVCALLNMGLTVPTVPGYIGVYQFLLTNLLMIFAVPKTEALSVSILFHATWYIPYNIIGAILLVKEKMGFKEIKSLKDKKQ; from the coding sequence ATGAAGAAACAATGGATCGTCACCGTTTTTGGGTTCATCATAAGCGCCATGCTCCTCTATTTTTCACTGAAAGGTGTCAGCTTCGGAGAAATACTAAAGACTTTCCGTACGGCTCATTATGGGATTATCTTTATCCCGCTTTTATTTGTGGCCTTTGCGATCGCTGGTTGCGCTTTAAGGTGGTCGAAAGTGTGCGGCGGAAAGGTGAAGTTTCGAGATACTTCGACCGCTCTTCTCATAGGACTCTTCGTAAATAATGTGCTTCCCGCCAGGATCGGTGAAGTAGCGAGAGGATACGTCCTGTCAAAGAGGACTGGCCTGTCGCTTACTTACAGCCTCTCCACGGTACTTGCAGACAGGTTTTTCGATCTTGTCGGTCTTCTAGCAATTACCTTTCTCTTTTTTCCTGAACGGTCCCTGCCCCAGGATGTCTCTAAGGCAATATTGTTGCTCGTCCTACTCCTCATATTCTGCATCACAATCATGCTTATAATGAGCCAACAAAAATATGCAGACAGGGTCGCGCAAATATTTCACCGCATAAAAAAACCATTCTTTTCGAATATCGCTCACAGGATACTTGAGATCCAAGAAAACCTCAAGCGCATCAATTCGCCCTTGAACCTCCTGATTTTCATCACCTTATCACTCTTCACTTGGCTATCCATGAGTACCGCCCTTTATTTTGTCACCCTGGCGCTCGGAGTATCGGTCAATTTCAGATATATACCTTTTGTCTGCGCCCTCCTCAACATGGGCCTCACTGTCCCCACGGTCCCCGGCTACATCGGGGTCTATCAGTTTCTTCTTACAAACCTTCTTATGATTTTCGCCGTGCCGAAGACCGAAGCGCTTTCCGTTTCCATCCTTTTTCACGCAACATGGTACATACCGTACAATATTATTGGAGCCATACTGCTGGTCAAAGAAAAAATGGGGTTCAAGGAGATAAAAAGCCTTAAGGACAAAAAACAATAG
- a CDS encoding UDP-2,3-diacylglucosamine diphosphatase produces MKIIFFSDTHLDKTDEKKQKIVKNFLREACSDADMVFVLGDLFEFYHGHGDYIYPWFKGVADALKKLTDSGVTVYFLEGNHEFGVGRFFEVYTGVVCRESMNIDIDGKRVFVSHGDELAGGFVRTVLKSRLTGRMMDILGPRLTWIIAMGARIFLSKKKKEYKQKVRDRFRAYALKILDEGFDAVILAHSHMPDRFEYTSGGRKVVYLNAGDFIKHATYISYERTSGFEIKKIIGSE; encoded by the coding sequence ATGAAAATAATTTTTTTTTCCGATACCCACCTCGACAAAACAGATGAGAAAAAACAGAAGATCGTGAAAAACTTCCTCAGGGAAGCGTGTAGCGACGCTGACATGGTATTTGTTCTTGGCGATCTCTTCGAATTTTATCATGGACACGGTGATTACATATACCCGTGGTTCAAAGGTGTTGCCGATGCTCTGAAGAAATTGACGGACAGTGGCGTTACTGTTTACTTCCTTGAAGGTAACCACGAGTTTGGCGTGGGTAGATTCTTTGAAGTTTATACCGGCGTAGTATGCAGAGAAAGTATGAACATTGACATTGATGGCAAGAGGGTATTCGTGTCCCATGGGGACGAACTGGCCGGGGGGTTTGTGAGGACTGTGCTAAAATCCCGTCTGACAGGCCGTATGATGGATATCCTCGGTCCTCGCTTGACATGGATAATTGCCATGGGGGCGAGAATCTTCCTTTCGAAAAAAAAGAAGGAATACAAGCAAAAGGTGCGCGACAGGTTTCGGGCGTATGCCCTAAAGATACTTGATGAAGGATTTGATGCGGTCATACTGGCGCACTCGCACATGCCAGACCGATTTGAATATACCTCAGGAGGAAGAAAGGTCGTCTACCTGAATGCAGGGGACTTTATCAAACATGCAACCTACATTTCATACGAGAGAACGTCAGGTTTCGAAATCAAGAAGATAATCGGTAGCGAATAA
- the rfbD gene encoding dTDP-4-dehydrorhamnose reductase has translation MKLLITGSLGLVGTNIIPLLAHDFDVVPLDIMEWDITDAEMGGRVIRHHRPDVVVNLAAMTDVDGCEDLPDKAQELNSDGPAIVAQLCKANKIRFVHFSTDYVFDGEKGTPYTEKDQPNPLSVYGKTKLTGEQNIFRILPSSVVLRAEWIYGCGGNNFITKVMKIANETGAARVVNDQWGTPTYAKDIAAPLARLIQKGESGIYHVANRGSCSWYEFAKEIFSRLRMDVSLTPVTSSNLDRKATRPKYSVFNCLKIEGDTGMAMRSWQEALGEYLTCQR, from the coding sequence ATGAAACTTCTGATTACCGGCAGTCTCGGCCTTGTAGGCACAAATATTATTCCCCTTCTGGCCCATGATTTTGACGTCGTGCCGCTTGATATCATGGAGTGGGATATCACGGACGCTGAGATGGGCGGTCGGGTCATCCGGCATCACAGGCCAGACGTTGTCGTCAACCTTGCAGCAATGACGGATGTCGATGGATGTGAGGATTTACCGGACAAGGCTCAGGAGCTGAATAGCGACGGACCGGCGATAGTCGCTCAACTGTGTAAAGCCAATAAGATCCGTTTTGTCCATTTCAGCACGGATTATGTGTTTGACGGCGAGAAAGGGACTCCATACACGGAGAAAGATCAGCCAAATCCTTTGTCCGTGTATGGAAAGACCAAACTCACGGGCGAGCAGAACATTTTCCGCATACTTCCCTCGTCCGTGGTTTTGAGGGCTGAATGGATTTACGGCTGTGGTGGGAACAATTTTATCACCAAGGTGATGAAGATAGCCAATGAAACAGGCGCTGCCCGGGTTGTGAATGACCAATGGGGTACGCCTACCTATGCAAAGGACATAGCCGCTCCGCTCGCACGTCTCATACAAAAAGGGGAATCCGGCATTTATCACGTGGCCAACAGGGGCTCCTGTTCTTGGTATGAATTTGCCAAGGAGATATTTTCACGCCTTCGCATGGATGTCTCTCTTACTCCGGTCACGTCTTCCAACCTTGACAGAAAAGCGACAAGACCGAAGTATTCGGTCTTTAACTGTTTAAAGATTGAAGGCGACACAGGTATGGCCATGAGGAGTTGGCAGGAGGCTCTTGGGGAATATCTTACTTGCCAGCGATGA
- the rfbB gene encoding dTDP-glucose 4,6-dehydratase encodes MDNMRILVTGGCGFIGSNFIRHMLSKYQYYIVNFDNLTYAGNLENLKDIEDDPRYTFIRGDIAGKEDTALVFNNGVDIVVNFAAESHVDRSIMEPDAFVRTNISGTFMLLEQARQKGVKRFIQISTDEVYGSLGKEGKFCEDTPLAPNSPYSASKTSADLLAMAYHKTYGTPTVITRCSNNYGPYQFPEKLIPLIISNALHDKELPVYGDGMNVRDWIYVTDHCEAIDLVLHKGEPGNIYNVGGENERTNIEIVQLILNILGKPESLIRYVKDRPGHDRRYAIDSTKIKNFLNFETKMEFQKGMEETVAWYMDHRSWWERIISGEYLEYYDRMYKNR; translated from the coding sequence ATGGATAACATGCGTATACTTGTTACTGGAGGCTGTGGCTTTATAGGGAGCAATTTCATAAGGCATATGTTATCCAAGTATCAGTATTATATCGTTAATTTTGACAATCTTACCTATGCTGGTAACCTTGAAAACCTTAAGGATATTGAGGATGATCCTCGCTATACCTTTATACGGGGAGATATTGCGGGGAAAGAAGACACAGCCTTGGTTTTCAACAATGGAGTGGATATAGTAGTGAATTTTGCGGCAGAATCCCATGTGGATAGAAGTATCATGGAACCTGATGCCTTCGTGAGGACGAATATCTCCGGCACCTTTATGCTCCTTGAGCAGGCAAGGCAAAAAGGTGTGAAACGTTTTATCCAGATATCCACCGATGAAGTGTACGGTTCTCTCGGGAAAGAGGGAAAATTTTGCGAGGATACTCCACTTGCCCCAAACAGTCCTTACTCGGCGTCCAAGACATCGGCGGACCTGCTCGCCATGGCATACCACAAAACATATGGCACCCCCACGGTCATAACGAGATGTTCCAATAATTACGGGCCTTACCAGTTCCCAGAGAAATTGATTCCCCTTATCATTAGTAATGCCCTGCATGACAAGGAGTTGCCGGTCTATGGAGACGGCATGAACGTAAGGGACTGGATATATGTGACGGACCATTGCGAGGCTATCGATTTGGTACTCCATAAGGGGGAGCCGGGCAATATCTATAACGTGGGCGGAGAAAACGAAAGAACCAACATCGAAATTGTCCAGCTTATTCTCAACATCCTTGGGAAGCCTGAAAGCTTGATACGTTACGTGAAGGACAGGCCGGGCCATGACAGAAGGTATGCCATTGATTCCACGAAAATCAAGAACTTCCTTAATTTCGAAACAAAAATGGAATTTCAAAAAGGGATGGAAGAGACAGTGGCCTGGTATATGGACCACAGATCCTGGTGGGAGAGGATCATAAGCGGTGAGTACCTTGAGTACTATGACCGGATGTACAAGAATAGATAG
- a CDS encoding dTDP-4-dehydrorhamnose 3,5-epimerase family protein, which produces MIDGVITRQLRLIPDERGRLMEILRNDDNFFVHFGQVYLTTTYPGVVKAWHYHKKQDDFITCVKGMLKLALFDDREESSTRGEVNDFFIGDHNPMIVKVPRMVYHGWKCVSVEEALVINVPTEPYNRENPDEYRLDPHVNGVPYKWERKDG; this is translated from the coding sequence ATGATTGATGGTGTAATTACGAGACAATTAAGACTTATCCCCGATGAAAGGGGAAGACTTATGGAAATATTGAGAAATGACGATAATTTTTTTGTCCACTTTGGCCAGGTCTATCTCACGACTACATATCCTGGAGTCGTGAAAGCATGGCACTACCATAAAAAACAGGACGATTTTATCACGTGCGTAAAAGGGATGCTGAAACTAGCCCTCTTTGATGACCGGGAAGAGTCTTCAACCAGAGGTGAGGTTAATGATTTCTTTATCGGAGATCATAATCCCATGATTGTGAAAGTACCTCGGATGGTGTATCACGGCTGGAAATGTGTGAGCGTCGAGGAGGCTCTCGTGATCAATGTTCCCACCGAGCCCTATAATAGAGAGAATCCCGACGAGTATAGGCTTGACCCTCATGTGAACGGCGTACCCTATAAATGGGAGAGGAAAGATGGATAA
- a CDS encoding NTP transferase domain-containing protein — MKGIILAGGLGSRLSPLTKITNKHLLPIYDRPMIFYPIETLIRAGITDIMIVTGGNHAGDFLRLMGNGREFGLKHINYTYQEGEGGIADALALAEYFADGEPICVVLGDNIIERNIIKAVEDFKAQGKGAKILLKEVPDPERFGVAEIIDDKLVNIVEKPKEPKSNLAVIGIYMYDGRVFDIVKTLKPSERGEFEITDVNNAYVKEETMTWEMLQGWWTDAGTFESLLRANILVSQTGANNRD; from the coding sequence ATGAAAGGTATAATATTGGCGGGAGGCCTTGGTTCAAGGCTGAGCCCCCTCACAAAGATCACGAACAAGCATCTGCTGCCTATTTATGACAGGCCCATGATATTTTACCCTATTGAGACTCTCATCAGGGCTGGTATTACGGATATCATGATCGTCACCGGAGGCAATCATGCCGGCGATTTCCTCAGACTCATGGGAAACGGCAGAGAGTTCGGCTTGAAACATATAAACTACACATACCAGGAAGGTGAAGGCGGCATTGCGGATGCTCTGGCTCTTGCCGAGTACTTTGCCGATGGCGAGCCGATCTGCGTAGTTCTCGGCGATAATATCATAGAGCGGAATATCATAAAAGCCGTAGAAGACTTCAAAGCTCAGGGGAAAGGGGCCAAGATACTCCTCAAGGAAGTGCCTGATCCCGAAAGGTTCGGTGTCGCTGAAATTATAGATGACAAGCTTGTAAATATTGTGGAAAAGCCGAAGGAGCCAAAGAGCAATCTGGCGGTAATCGGCATCTATATGTACGACGGCCGAGTGTTCGATATCGTGAAAACTTTGAAACCATCCGAGAGAGGGGAATTCGAGATTACTGATGTGAACAACGCGTACGTGAAGGAGGAGACCATGACTTGGGAGATGCTTCAGGGATGGTGGACGGATGCAGGCACTTTCGAGTCGCTACTTAGGGCCAATATTCTCGTGTCGCAGACCGGCGCAAACAATAGAGATTAA
- the lptD gene encoding LPS assembly protein LptD encodes MAVQFKRITLLILFIGIMVIPLTVYGQFGALNKKYSSPAKPDSAQARATGSVDILADSLQYDKEVDTYVAKGDVEIKEGIRKLTADYVRYNKATEDVYAEGNVVFREGEDVIYSDKMYLNLATKTGMIEKGKILIKQGNFSIVGSEIEKLGENEYEIKRGQFTACNIEGPSAPAWKFTADNTKVTVEGFARTKGMKFYILDVPVFYIPGGFFPVKAERQSGFLLPEIVTSSRDGFKFKESYYWAISKDKDATFYAQFIQNRGVLLGSEFRYFIRQDLKGEWDYKIISDRDYGNTRWELTGRHEQLIGKDLTFKANVDFVSDKDVVLDFGITPAKRAEHLLKSTAYVEKPFTASLLTVEAAYFRNLTVKDNDATFKYLPRATFFTEYIPIMKNKFYTNFYFDLNNFYREQGTTFTRLAFEPRVRLPYSWNGVNFLFNATFYETAYLIDHAANESGSSTSERHAMKVEGDANIQLIRNYNLDFLNLGQMQSLIKPRLKYTFIPNGSSSNISSADPYDRITQQNTITYSFNHYLYALTSGTSKEISVFEVSQTYGFSGNLDPSLDYKGSGGRFSDINSKLTLHPWKDFGYVNQTTWSTGGQGLVSMINSLYYSVPKQYFMNIYHTYSTALNNNEAVFDMGATYKSFDLRYHIRYSFTDQTWINTLYQIVYHPGCWALNLSLIQSVRPRDTTVRLSVDLAGITRTSGPGGMITGGIIP; translated from the coding sequence TTGGCGGTTCAATTTAAAAGAATCACCCTCTTAATTCTGTTCATAGGTATCATGGTGATCCCTTTGACCGTCTATGGGCAATTTGGCGCCCTCAATAAAAAATATTCCTCACCTGCCAAGCCCGATAGTGCTCAGGCAAGGGCAACAGGGTCTGTCGACATTTTGGCTGACTCTCTTCAGTACGACAAGGAGGTGGATACCTATGTAGCCAAGGGTGACGTGGAGATAAAAGAAGGAATAAGGAAATTGACTGCCGATTACGTGCGCTACAACAAGGCTACTGAAGATGTATACGCAGAGGGCAACGTGGTGTTCAGGGAAGGGGAGGACGTGATTTATTCGGATAAAATGTATTTAAACCTCGCCACTAAGACCGGCATGATAGAAAAAGGAAAGATACTTATAAAACAGGGCAATTTCAGTATTGTGGGCAGTGAAATAGAGAAATTAGGGGAGAATGAATACGAGATCAAGAGAGGCCAGTTTACCGCATGCAATATAGAAGGACCTTCGGCGCCTGCGTGGAAGTTTACTGCCGACAACACCAAGGTGACGGTGGAGGGCTTTGCAAGGACAAAAGGCATGAAATTCTATATCCTGGACGTGCCAGTTTTTTATATACCCGGCGGTTTTTTTCCGGTGAAGGCTGAGAGACAATCTGGGTTTCTCCTTCCAGAAATCGTAACATCAAGCAGGGATGGCTTTAAATTTAAGGAATCGTATTACTGGGCCATCTCTAAAGATAAAGATGCGACGTTTTACGCTCAATTCATTCAAAACAGAGGAGTTCTGTTGGGTTCTGAATTCAGATATTTTATCCGGCAAGATTTGAAGGGCGAGTGGGATTACAAGATCATATCCGACCGTGACTACGGCAATACAAGATGGGAATTGACTGGAAGGCATGAACAACTGATAGGGAAAGATCTTACTTTTAAGGCTAACGTTGACTTCGTGTCGGATAAAGATGTTGTCCTTGACTTCGGCATCACACCGGCAAAAAGGGCGGAGCACCTTTTGAAATCAACTGCGTACGTAGAAAAGCCTTTCACTGCGTCACTTCTCACTGTAGAAGCGGCATATTTCAGAAACCTGACCGTGAAAGATAACGACGCAACGTTTAAATACCTGCCTCGCGCGACCTTTTTTACCGAATATATTCCCATCATGAAAAACAAGTTCTATACCAACTTCTACTTTGATTTGAACAATTTTTATCGGGAACAGGGGACCACGTTTACAAGGCTTGCCTTTGAACCGAGGGTTAGACTGCCATATTCATGGAACGGGGTAAACTTCCTTTTCAATGCAACCTTTTATGAAACGGCTTACTTGATAGACCATGCCGCCAATGAAAGCGGGAGTTCGACCTCGGAGCGTCATGCCATGAAGGTGGAGGGAGACGCGAACATACAACTGATAAGGAATTATAATCTTGATTTTCTTAACCTCGGTCAGATGCAGAGCTTGATAAAGCCGCGACTCAAGTATACGTTCATTCCTAACGGTTCATCAAGTAATATTTCTTCGGCTGATCCCTACGACAGGATCACTCAACAGAATACGATCACCTATTCTTTCAATCACTACCTCTATGCTTTGACTTCAGGAACTTCGAAGGAGATTTCCGTCTTTGAGGTATCGCAGACTTACGGATTTTCGGGGAATCTAGACCCATCCTTGGATTACAAAGGCTCCGGAGGAAGGTTTTCAGACATCAATTCAAAGTTAACACTGCATCCATGGAAAGATTTTGGATATGTGAACCAGACAACTTGGAGCACCGGAGGACAGGGTCTTGTTTCGATGATAAATAGCCTGTATTACAGTGTCCCCAAACAATATTTCATGAATATTTATCATACATACAGCACAGCGCTCAACAACAACGAGGCTGTATTCGATATGGGGGCAACCTACAAGTCGTTTGACCTCCGTTATCATATACGGTATTCTTTCACGGATCAGACGTGGATCAATACCCTTTACCAGATCGTCTATCATCCCGGATGCTGGGCCTTAAATCTGTCCCTAATTCAATCAGTGAGGCCCCGGGATACGACCGTCAGATTGTCTGTCGATCTCGCGGGAATTACGAGGACCTCAGGGCCGGGAGGGATGATAACAGGAGGCATAATTCCATGA
- a CDS encoding bifunctional folylpolyglutamate synthase/dihydrofolate synthase produces MKGYEETLRYLAGLEKFGAVFGLENIEWILNLLNNPHRRIKTVHVAGTNGKGSVASMLSRMLLEGGYKVGKYTSPHLVSFTERISVNEVEIREEEVADIANWLRNKVRETDEEKFFTYFDFTTALAFEFFFERQTDICVIETGLGGRLDSTNAVLPLVSIITNVDYDHMDCLGNEIFDIAREKAGIIKSGVPVVTGAYGLVLRVIEEEARNKGSAVFALGKDFRCSKESDQCMTYESLNKRFKNIFVNLKGDHQLRNGALALAATECLTLSGFCLNEKDVRAGLSNVEWPGRLEVVKSRPTVLFDGAHNVHGARALKDYLRSHYSGKKKILVFGVMRDKAYEEILNEILPLFDIVILTRPHVERALSPFCLQDYVKGARIIESVKDALAEAQSAAGDEDLIVVTGSMYTIGEARSIIGGSI; encoded by the coding sequence ATGAAGGGCTATGAAGAGACCCTTAGGTATCTTGCCGGCCTTGAGAAGTTCGGGGCGGTATTTGGGCTTGAAAATATAGAGTGGATTCTTAATCTTCTCAATAATCCACACCGACGCATAAAAACTGTCCATGTGGCTGGAACGAACGGCAAGGGTTCAGTAGCGTCCATGCTTTCCCGTATGCTGTTAGAGGGAGGGTATAAGGTGGGGAAATATACGTCCCCCCATCTTGTCTCGTTTACAGAAAGAATTTCGGTTAACGAAGTAGAGATCAGGGAAGAAGAAGTAGCAGACATTGCAAACTGGTTAAGAAATAAGGTCAGAGAAACCGACGAGGAGAAGTTCTTTACTTATTTCGACTTTACGACTGCCCTTGCTTTTGAATTTTTTTTTGAAAGACAGACAGATATTTGTGTTATTGAGACGGGTCTCGGAGGTAGGCTTGATTCCACTAATGCGGTGTTGCCTCTGGTGAGCATTATCACAAACGTTGACTACGATCATATGGACTGCCTTGGCAATGAAATTTTCGATATAGCCCGGGAAAAGGCGGGTATCATAAAGAGTGGCGTACCAGTGGTCACGGGAGCCTACGGCCTTGTGCTGCGAGTGATAGAAGAGGAGGCCCGCAACAAGGGAAGTGCAGTATTTGCGCTTGGCAAGGATTTCCGTTGCAGCAAAGAGTCCGACCAGTGCATGACCTATGAGAGCCTAAACAAAAGATTCAAAAATATTTTTGTAAATCTCAAAGGCGATCATCAGCTTCGAAACGGGGCGCTGGCTCTCGCAGCAACCGAATGTCTGACGCTATCAGGTTTTTGTCTGAACGAAAAAGACGTGAGGGCCGGGCTTTCCAATGTTGAGTGGCCAGGGCGATTGGAGGTCGTGAAGTCGAGGCCGACCGTATTATTTGATGGGGCGCACAATGTTCATGGCGCACGCGCTTTGAAGGATTATTTACGGAGCCATTACTCGGGGAAGAAGAAAATTCTTGTTTTCGGCGTCATGAGAGATAAGGCATATGAGGAGATATTGAACGAGATACTACCTTTGTTTGATATTGTGATCCTTACTAGACCTCATGTAGAAAGGGCTCTTTCCCCGTTTTGTCTCCAGGATTATGTAAAAGGTGCCCGCATTATTGAAAGCGTGAAAGACGCACTTGCCGAGGCGCAAAGTGCAGCTGGTGACGAGGATCTCATCGTTGTTACCGGATCAATGTATACCATAGGAGAGGCGAGGTCAATTATTGGCGGTTCAATTTAA